Within the Selenomonadales bacterium genome, the region CAGCTTCGACGGAAGCGGCATTCAAGTCTTGCATTTTGCTTTCAGCGATCTCACGAACTTTGTCGCGGGAGATCGTAGCAACTTTTTTCTTGTTCGGTTCACCGGAACCGCTTTCGATACCAGCAGCTTTTTTCAAGAGAACTGCAGCCGGCGGCGTTTTCGTGATGAACGTAAACGAACGATCTTCGAATACCGTGATCTCTACCGGAATGATGAGACCAGCCTGTTTTGCTGTTCTTTCATTGAAGTCTTTGACAAAAGCCATGATGTTAACACCGGCCTGACCGAGTGCAGGACCAACCGGCGGTGCTGGCGTAGCTTTACCTGCAGGAACCTGCAATTTTACCATTTTTACAACCTTTTTAGCCATTGTGGTTACACCTCCTTAAAGTATACGCATTATAACTTTTCAACATCCGAGAAATCGACCTCACCGGGCGTTTCTCGACCGAATAAATCAACAAGCACTTTCAATTTACCGCGCTCGGAGTTGATCTCCGTAACAGTCGCCGTCCAGTTTTCGAACGGACCGGATACGATCCGAACGACTTGTCCGACTTCAACATCAATGCTTGGCTTAATTTCTTCATAACCCATTGCTTTGAGTATCCGTTTTACCTCTGCATCCGTAAGCGGGATCGGTTTCGTGCCGGAACCAACAAATCCCGTTACGCCAGGCGTATTGCGGACCACATACCAAGAACGGTCATTCACAATCATTTCTACCAATACATAACCCGGGAAAATCTTTTTCTTGGTGACTTTTTTCTTACCGTCTTTCGTTTCGACTTCATCTTCCATCGGAACGAGGATACGGTAGATCTCGTCTTCCATGCCCATCGAATGAACTTTACGTTCGAGATTG harbors:
- the rplK gene encoding 50S ribosomal protein L11 produces the protein MAKKVVKMVKLQVPAGKATPAPPVGPALGQAGVNIMAFVKDFNERTAKQAGLIIPVEITVFEDRSFTFITKTPPAAVLLKKAAGIESGSGEPNKKKVATISRDKVREIAESKMQDLNAASVEAATRMVEGTARSMGIVVEG
- the nusG gene encoding transcription termination/antitermination protein NusG; this translates as MESEKNWYVIHTYSGYENKVKANLERKVHSMGMEDEIYRILVPMEDEVETKDGKKKVTKKKIFPGYVLVEMIVNDRSWYVVRNTPGVTGFVGSGTKPIPLTDAEVKRILKAMGYEEIKPSIDVEVGQVVRIVSGPFENWTATVTEINSERGKLKVLVDLFGRETPGEVDFSDVEKL